Genomic window (Verrucomicrobiia bacterium):
GCAGTCCGGCGCGACCGGGCAACCCAGCCCCAGGAGCATTGAGGTCGATCCTGCGTCCGGAACGCTGGCGTTAAACCATGCCGACGCGGCAAATCCGCACGATTACGGGCCTCGAATTCTACTGGGAATGGCGCGGTTGATGGCCCCAATGAGCCTCGACTTGCATCTTGAACAGAGATTGGGGACCTAATTTTTCGGGCGGTGCCGTCGTCAATGCTGCCTTGATCTTGCCATGGACCTCCGACGTCTGCAGTGCAGACCGCAGCAGTTGCCGTTGCAAGGAAAGGAATTCGTCGAAATCGAGCTGCCGATTGCGATTCTCGTCGGGATCAAAACCGTCAACGGAGAAGCGCTCGCCGGCGCACCTCGACAGTTCGGCGGGTGTCAGTGCTCCTGAACCATCGATGTCTGCATCACGGAACGCAGCCCGTGCAAGCGCCTGTTGCACCACATGAATCGCGCTCTGCTCTCGTGGACCCAATGTGCGGTCGCCATCCAGATCAAAGGCGATCAGCTCCGCCGCATCCAGACGCCGGTTGGAATTTTCATCGATCCTTTCGAGCTCCAGCGCAGCGAATTCGTCATCATTCAGCGCTTCCGCCATTTCTGCGCCAGCAAGCCTGCCGTCCTTGTTGGAATCGAACCGCGTCATCAGCAGCTTGCGGCGTCGATCCTCTGCGGCCTTTGCTTCGCGTGCTTGGTCCCTCTGAATCCGGCTTTGCAGCGCATGTGCGGCTTCGATTTCGCCGGTGCGCGCGACCCAGACGCCGTTCGTGAAGTCACGCCCGGAATACCCGCCCGTCACATGACTGCCTGATTGCTCGAGTCCAAAGAAAACGTGGTTCCCCGCCCACAACATCCAGCTCGGTGACAAACCTGAAGGATAAAACGAACGCATTCCATTCGCGCCAGTCAGCGGCGGAGAAGCGTCTCCCGATTCAAACTTCAGATGCACCGTTTGGGGAGAGGGCAGTTCGGGACTGAAGCGATGCAGCGCGGCATGGTAACCATTCCGCGCAACAATCCGTTTGCCAATGATGACGTTCTGTTTCTCATCCTTGATGTCTTGCGCCTCAGAGTGGGCAACGAGCAGGAAAAGGTTTGATCCCTTCAAAGAGGCCGCAGTGTTTTCCAGGATGACATTGGGCAGTGACTTCCAAAATGGCGACGGCGGCGCTGCCCGAATCCGCGACGCGAAAGACGGCGGCGCGAATGACGCGTCCGCCTCGGTACGGCGATGTGACACCAGAAGCTCAGGGCTCGGGGAACTGTTCAGGAGCCTTGCCATTGCACTCTGCGCCCGGAAATCCGGGAGGCTGCCGCGAAACAGCACGCCTTCGGGAAAGATCTCCGGATGCGCCGTGATGCAGGGAGTGGCGCCAAGGAGCTGCCAATCGGCGCCGTTCCAGCTGAACAGCCTGGTTTCCGTGGCCAGGCGAATCGCACCATTTGGCCCGGCGAAAAGTATGTTCCTATCCAATGGTTCCGAATCGAGCAGAGAAACAGGCGGCGTACGCCTGCGGCTCGCCATGATTCGCGTTCTCCGGCCCCCCTCCAGGATTTCCATCACGACATGCGCGTCCGATGCAAACAGCCGATTGTTGATGACGAACAACTGGTAATTTCCGCCGTCCGAGATGGGCAGCACATTCCACTGCTTTCGCGCAAAGTCATACTTCAGGATCTTTTTTGACTCGGACATGTACAGCTCGCCTCCAAGGCAAGCACTGCGATGATAGAAATTTCCGCGGCCTACAACGTCAAGTTCGGGACAACTCGCCACCGTCCAGGCGCCAGTGTCTGGCTCCAGCAGCGCGACTGCTGAATGCCTCGCGTAACGCGTGCCCTTCCATTGGCCGTCGGAGCGCATGGTGTAAACCTGCGCGGTGTAGGCGAGCTCCAGCATGAGGCGGTTATCCTGCCAGCGATGCGCGGTGATCACGGCCCCGGGAATCCCATCACCTTGAAGTTCCTCGACGGGCAGCGGCAGAAATTTGCTAACCGTGACGATGTTGGATACGACTTCGAGAATATTAGTTCGCGCGGCGATCTTAGGGGCGGCTGCGATTTGCGGTGTGGCAACAGGCGCTGCATTGGACGCGGACGGACGGCTTGCCACGGGCGGCGATGTAGATGCCCCAAGAATGCCGGTTAGGTGTTGCTCCAGGAAAAGTTCCACCCATCGCGCGCCCGCATCGGCACGAGAACGCGCGCTTCGTTCCTGCATGGCTCGGGCTCGAGCCAGCAAGTTGCTTTTGTATGCGGCTACAAGTGGAACGAGTTCCGCCGCTTGCGCGCGGGTGTAATTGCGGCTGGAGAACACCTTGTTGAATTCCCGAGTCTCGAAAGGTGTCAGCGCGGCCAAATACGTCTTTTGAGCCGCGAAGGCAAAAGCCGTTTCTTTTTGCGGGATCGTGGTGGACCAATACTCGCGTTCCATCGCCCTCATCCTTCCATTGTGGTCGGAATAATAACTCTGTTGAAGTGCCTCGCGCATGGCGGATGAAACTCCGCTGCCGATTCGTCCGGAAATCAAGTCACCTGCTCCCCAATTGAGGTAAAGAACGCCAACACTGTTCGTCACGAGCGTGTCCCGTTCCGCATAAACTGCGTCGAAAAAGTTGGTGAATGCCTGGGCCAGCGCCGCGTCGTCGTTTGGAGCATCGGCGAAGGCAAACGCCTTTGCTTCGAGCCGCAACAATCCGTTGCTCGATGCCGACAGCTCCTTAACGAAATCGTCCCACAACCGCGGCAGCCTTGTCCCGTCCTCGTTCCACGCAACGAGCCGCGGATTGTGCGGCGGTCGAAACCAAAGTGAATCATGGATAAACGAAAAGACGGGGCTCGCCATCAGTTCACGGTAAAGGTCGAGGGAATCCTCGGGCCGTTCCTGCCACAGGGCGCCGTAGGTGAGAATGCATTCAAAAATATTTGGACTGCCCGCAATTGAATGGGCCAGCTCGTCATGTGTCGCGACGCGGTCTCCGACGAAGTAACTGGCCCGCACTGATTCCGAGCTGAGAATGAGCCGCGCAACCCGCCGCGCCGTTGCGCGCAGCGTCGCGATCTTATCCCGATTCTGATTGAAGGCAGGGCGATGCCAATGGAACTGCTGCAGCACGTGTGAGGCAGCCTGAAGTGCTTCCACGCCCGTCGTGTACCAATCAGGTTTGGGCTGCCCCCCTGCCCTGCTCCGTCCTTCCACCCTGGCCTCGCCATCCGGCGAAATCCGCCAGAACTCCTCATAACAATTCAGCGCGCGAATGGCAGTGTCGCAATCCGAAGGATCTGGATGCTCGCTGACCTGCATGCGACGGATCCTGCTTCGATCGCGGCCATACGAGCGCGTGTCTGGCGCTGAGACGATCGGCAAACCACTCGTGTACGCGCGCACTCGGACGAGCGCGGTGCGAAGGTCCCTCTTCCCCAGCGCCCATGCCGATTCCGCTGCAGCTTGCGCGTCTGAAAATAGTTCCCACTTCAGTGCCCACTCGGCTTCTTCCACAAAGCGAGCCGCTTCTTCAGCGGGCGACCACGCGGGCATCGATGACAGGCTGAGCTTCCCAACAATTTGTTCAGCCAGCCCGTTCACCACCGCTGCAAAATTCGTCCGAGGTGCCGCAACTGAAAGCGACATCGGCAGACCACCGCGTGGCGGAATCAGCCGCGCGTCGAGCGTCAGCGTTTCGTTCTGATACGTTTCCCGGTCGATCGCGCCATCCACAAGATACGCGCCGCTCCAAAAGGAATCCGAATTCAATCGCAACTCCTTCTCCTCGTTCAGCAACTCCAGCCGCTCACGCTCAAGAACGAAAAGCCTCGGTTCGGTCGCCAACCTCTGAATCAAAAGCGCTTTCAATTGGCTTTCTGCAACAATGCCGGCCGGTGACTGTACCGCGGAACGCAAATTGAGAATCGAAATAGGAATGGCCTGCTCCTTCAAGACCATCAGCTTGGGCAGCAAGGGGCGCAGCCGTTGCGGGAACGTGGCTGCCCATGCGGCGGAACTTTCGCCTTCCAGCGGCAGTGTCTGCGCGCTCAGAATCACTCCAGGCCCGACTGCGATCAGCCGCACCGTGACCGAAGCGGCCTCGCCCGCTTCCCGACGTGTAAGGAGCAGCAGGCCATCCGCGCCAAGCAGCTGGCCAAGCTTGAGGACATCAGGACTGGCGGCGGAAAGCGCCTGTTCCCGGTACACCTTTTCTATTTCCGCACGTTCGAGCAGTGCAACACCGCTCAATTGCGAGAATCCCGCCGTCAATAAGTCTGTGAGAGGAGCGAGCGAGGGCTGTTCGGGAACGATCGCGAGCCTTGGCACGGGGGTGTCGGCTCCCAGGCACAAAGCGAGGGAACAGAAGAGAAAAACGATCGCAGCGCTGAGCCGCGCCGGACTTTGCGAGAGCAGCATGAAATGTGAGGACCACATCCGACCCGGCGAAGAATCTTCACCCGCCATACCCTTATAATTCTTCGTCCAGCACCGCCATGGCTTTGTCTCCTGCCGCGCAATCATTCTATCCTGCAGGAACCGGTTTTCGTCTTCAGACGTGCCTCCGCATCGGATGGAACCTAACGAAGCCGTGATTTGACCGTCAAGCGGCTTCACCTTCACGGCTCGCGTCTTCCGCTGTTAAGCCGTTTCCAGCGACATGCTTTCGTATTTCGGTCGCACCGGGGCAGCTGGCTTTTCCCGGGCGAAGGCAAGATAGAGGAACGCAAAGATTCCTGTGACGGGCAGGATGAGGAGAATCGAAATCAGGATGCTCAATCCTCGCGCTTTCACCACCTTGAACGCCCACACGAGCGGAACAATGGGAAACCAAAGCAGAAGAAACCACCAGCCCGACATCTCTGCAGCGCGCAGCAATGGAATCCATTGCAAACCTGGAATCCACACGAGCCCGCCCGGCACCTTCTTCGCCTTCAACACAATGAGGCGGCAAAGCAATGAAAAGAACAGGTGCATCGCGACACCCGCGGCGGCGAGCGCCACAAAGAAAGGGCGTGTCGGCTGGAAATCCCGCAATTCGGGCGGCAGTTGCTCGCGAACACTGTCCTGAATGGGTTTCAATCTTTCCTCGACCTGAGGGAGGACATCCCGAGCGAGCACAACAGGCAGGATCACCTTTTTGTATTTTCGCGGCGGCGCCGAGTAGCCAAGCACCCGCTTCGCATCGTCGGAAAGATCGTCCACCCGAATGTTTCCCATGCCGCCCGCGTGGTGAATGAAAATGTAATCCTTGCTCTTGGTGGTCACGGTCACGTTGCTGTACGTGGCGGTGGTCGTCATCAAAACGGGGATGACTTGATCGGCAGCGCGAACGTTCACGACAGCCGCCAGCAGCAGGATCGAATTCAGGATGCGGTTCATCCACGAAGGAAATCCGCGCATTCCCACGACGCTGTCCATTGTCTGTCCCGCTCTGTTCAAATTCTTCATAACGAGTCGAATTGAACAACGAAGGCACGAACCGTACCAGCCTGCGCCTCCGGGGTGAGCGCTTAAGGAGGGTAGGAATCACCCCGATGGGGTTGTCAGACAAACACTGAATCCAAATAGCGCGGCAGGCTGAGTGACAGCAACCTGCACAGAATCCAATGTGACGGCGTGAGAGCGAAAGCCAATAAACACAAAGCGGTATTGCCGATCGGACGCACAGCTCGCCTGGCGTGTGAAATTGAAGCCCTGCGGGCGGATTGCTGCAAAGCAGCCTGTCTCCTCGCCCAAGGTGAGACCCAGGACGAGTCTGAACTCGAAGAATGCGCCCGATTGGACGACGCGCTGGCGGAAGCCCACGCCCTTCTCAAATCCACCCTGACCCAGGTCATCATGTCCCGCCTCAAGCGACGGAGCCGGGCTGGGACGTCGGAAGTCTGATTAACGGACAGCGTTGGCTTGTTCGACGGCGGCGGGTCTCTCCCGTCCCGTGGCGGCAAGGGGTGCCGAAGGCTGGATTACAGATGACAACTTTATCCCGGATTCAGTCATGTCCGACGCGAGTTGTTGCAGCGCTCCCTGAACTTTCTGTGTATTTGTCTCGGCGTTGCGGACGACGTCCCGCGCCGCCGCCAGCCCCTCAGCGTTAAGATCAGTCCCCAGGCTGCGCTGAATGTCGCTGAAATAGCTCATAAATGGCCTGACTACGGCCTGGGTTTCTTCGTAACGATTGCACACAAACGCCACCTGATTGCTCACGGCCTGTTTGCGCGCCTCGCTCGTGCTGCGAATCACTTCGTAATTCATCGCGGCCAATTGTGCATCCCAGGCGGCAAAATATTCCGCGCTCGTTTCCTTCAATTGCGCCATTGCGACATCGCTGCGCTCCACCGCGGCGAGGAGCCTGTCGAGAGAAGCGCTGTAAGCTTTGAAGGGCGGCTTGAGATCACTGGCCGGACTGTTCACAAGAGTCGACAAAGCCACGATCGTTTCATCGAGAGCCTGGTTTTGGGCCTCCACCGTGCGGCTCGCGCGTTGCAGGCTGTCGGCTGTCTTGTCGCCGGTCCGATAACCAACACTGCTGCATCCGGTCACGCCAGCCAGAAGCAATCCGGCCAGGAGCCACGTCGAAGATTGAGCGCTTGAAGTTTTCATCTCGTGTTCCCCGTTTAAAGCAGGTTTCCAATGTCCAATACATGGGGTGGATTGCCGGGGAATCGGCCCATCCGTAGATTTAGGGAAGTAGGCGCGGTCCTTGCTTATTGAGTGGCATGAAAGCATTCGCCGCAAGTTCCTCCCCCGGGGCGCACGTTCGGAATTTCTATACCGAGAACCTCGCGCCAGTGAATCATCATGAAGAAACACAGTTTCGCGGATGGGATGCCGCGCTCCTCGTTGTCTTGTTTCTGGAAGTCGCGATCCTGATGCGTCTTGTTTTGGCCACATGAATGCCACCCACAGCGCCTGCGAAACAACGGGCGGCGTCAGCGAGGTGGACAGATTGCGCGAGCGCCTGGAGACAGCGAGCTTTGAGGCGCGCTTCTATCGCGGTCTCTGTTGGGCTCTGCTGGCAATGGGCGCCATCGGCACTCTCGCCCACTTATTGAACCGCTGATCCGCGACGCGACCGCAGCCGCCTCAGCCGCGCAACAATCCGCCTTCGGGACAAGGTGTCGTTCACTCCCTTCTGTTGCCCCCTTTCGAGAAACAAAAAAGCCGCCCGCAAAGGACGGCCTGAAAACCGGGAAAAGTCTTCGCCGAAAGCTTACTTGAGCTTGCCGAGCGTTTCTTGAATCGCCTGAAAATTGGGCAGGTCCTTGGGCGTTGGTGTCTGTTCGCTGTATTGCACCACGCCGTCCTTGTCGATCACGAACGCCGCGCGCGCCGCGGTCGAACCAAATCCGAGCAGGTCGTCCAGCAGAACTCCGTAGGCTTTCGCGGTGGTCTTGTTCAAGTCGCTCGCCAGCGTGATACCGATCTTTTCCTTCTGCGCCCAGGCTTCCTGCGCGAACGGGCTGTCGACGCTGATTGCAATCACATCCGCATTGAGGCCGGAATAGGAGTTCAAGCCCGCGGTGATATCGCACATCTCTTTGGTGCAGACGCTGGTGAACGCGAGCGGGAAGAAGAGAACCACCGTGTTTTTCTTGCCCGCGTTGTTGCTGAGTTTCACGTCTACCACGCCGGTGGATTGTTTCGATTTAAGACTGAAATCCGGCGCCTTTGAGCCAACAGAGATTGCCATAGTAATTGAGCGTTGTTGTTTTTGATTCGTTTCAGGGACGGGCGAATCATAACGCCCGCGGCGAGAGTGTCAAATGCCTGCGGAATCTCCCGCTCACCTTCTGCCGTCATACCAGGTATGGCACGCTTCCCGGTTTGTGAGCGTTTTGCCTCCCGCCAGCAACGTTCGCAACATGAACCGCGCATGCTCTGCCGGCGTGTAAAGGTGGATCTTGCGGGCCGAGGTTTTCAATGGGTGCCGATGCAGAATCACGATCTTCTTGCGCCGGCGCCGTGCGAGTTTCTTCAAGCGCTTGCTCAGGTCGATTTCCTCAGCCGCAAAAAGCTCGGTGCTGAAACCGCCCACTTCTCGAAACGCGGCGTGCTCGCAAAAAATGAACGAGCCGGCGGCCCATCGGAACATCCGGCTGACGGTATTCCACATTCCAGCGAACCAGGACGCCCGCGGATGATTCCCCATCAGGGCGACAACCGAACCGCCCGCAAGGCATTTGCCCGACTCGATTTGTTGCGCGACATCCTCGAACAGCTCCGCGCTGGGATGCGAATCGGCATCAATGAAAATCAGCCAGTCACCCTTTGCAGCCGCAGCGCTTCGATTGCGGGCGCGCGCGATTTGGTTGATGGGTTCGAAAACAACCTGGGCGCCAGCAGCCTCAGCGATCTCCGCAGTGCGGTCGCTTGAATTGTTGTTGCAAACAATCAGTTCCGTCTGCCACGCGCGCCCCGCGAACGGCCCCTGTGCCGCCTGAATCTGCCGCAATGTCTCGCCAATCAAACGTTCCTCGTTGTAGGCAGGGACAATGATTGAGATGAGCATGCGCCTTAACTGATCTGCGATGGCATGAAAGTCAAGCTGTCCTCCTCCGCAGATCGGCGGCTTGTCTTCATGCGCCCACTGCCGCACAGTCAGCCTTCATGAAAGTCATGGCTTTCCCGCTGCAGCTGGCGCTGGCTCTTTTCACTTACTCAATTTCGCCGGCGCAAACCAATCGCTCCAACTTTGATCTCGTGCGGCAGTTGAACGAGGCGTTTGTCCGCGTTGCCGAAACAGTTTCGCCCGCAGTGGTGGTCATAAGCGTCACCGAAAAGCCGCCGCAGTTTTCCCGCCTCGATGATGTGCAGGGCATGCCTCCCAAACGAAATGAACGTCAGTCCCAAGACCCTTTCGATGAGCCCATGGAAGGCCGCGGCTCGGGAATGATCATCCGCAAGAATGGCTACATCCTGACCAACGGCCATGTTGTCCGGGATGCCGACGCCATCACTGTGCGCCTGTTCGACGGGCGCGAGTTCAGCGCGCAGGTTCGCGGGATTGACGAGATCTCAGACGTGGCAATTTTGAAGATCGAAGCCGGCGACCTTCCTGTCGTGCGATTGGGTGATTCCACGCGCGTACGCGTTGGTGAGTTCGCCATCGCGATCGGGGCGCCGTTCCGGCTCGACTACAGCGTCACGGTCGGGCACATCAGCGCGAAAAGCCGCTCGCAGGTGGTCCCCTCTTTCCTGAACACACAAATCATGGACCAGGACTTTCTCCAAACGGATGCCAACATCAACCCAGGCAACAGCGGCGGACCGCTCGTGAACATCGAGGGCGAAGTAATTGGCGTGAACACTTTGGTCCGCGGCATGAGCATCGGCATTGGATTCGCCATTCCCATTAACCTCGCGAAGGAGATTGGCGAACAATTAATCCTGGAAGGACGATTTGTCCGCCCGTGGCTGGGCGTCGAAATCAAGTCCTTGAGCGACGAACCTGAATTGCGTCGAACCTTGACCAATATCACGCACGGAGTGGTCGTTGTCGCCGTTGTGCCGGAAAGCCCGGCGGCCAAGTCCGATCTGCGGGAGAATGACGTCATCGCGACCATCGACGGCGATCCGGTTGTCACGGCCCAGCAGTTGCGCAACCTGGTTCGTGCGAAGACGATCGGTCAGACAGTTTCGCTGGGAATCTGGCGCAATCGCGAAAAGCTTTCTGTCAGCGTGGAAACTGCGCGCTACGATCCCCCCGGCCAGCCTTCGAAACCAGCCAGCACGCAGGATTCCCAAACGCCACGGTGATGGCTCGCGGCAGCAAGGAGCGCAGGCTTCAGCCTGTTCAGCACTGTCACATCCCGTGCGTCGGCCTGTTCCCACGTGCCTCTCAGTTCTGATGCTTAAGCGGCACGAATGCCGCGCTCCTTTAAGCCGACTGCA
Coding sequences:
- a CDS encoding glycosyltransferase, whose translation is MLISIIVPAYNEERLIGETLRQIQAAQGPFAGRAWQTELIVCNNNSSDRTAEIAEAAGAQVVFEPINQIARARNRSAAAAKGDWLIFIDADSHPSAELFEDVAQQIESGKCLAGGSVVALMGNHPRASWFAGMWNTVSRMFRWAAGSFIFCEHAAFREVGGFSTELFAAEEIDLSKRLKKLARRRRKKIVILHRHPLKTSARKIHLYTPAEHARFMLRTLLAGGKTLTNREACHTWYDGRR
- a CDS encoding EF-hand domain-containing protein; protein product: MLLSQSPARLSAAIVFLFCSLALCLGADTPVPRLAIVPEQPSLAPLTDLLTAGFSQLSGVALLERAEIEKVYREQALSAASPDVLKLGQLLGADGLLLLTRREAGEAASVTVRLIAVGPGVILSAQTLPLEGESSAAWAATFPQRLRPLLPKLMVLKEQAIPISILNLRSAVQSPAGIVAESQLKALLIQRLATEPRLFVLERERLELLNEEKELRLNSDSFWSGAYLVDGAIDRETYQNETLTLDARLIPPRGGLPMSLSVAAPRTNFAAVVNGLAEQIVGKLSLSSMPAWSPAEEAARFVEEAEWALKWELFSDAQAAAESAWALGKRDLRTALVRVRAYTSGLPIVSAPDTRSYGRDRSRIRRMQVSEHPDPSDCDTAIRALNCYEEFWRISPDGEARVEGRSRAGGQPKPDWYTTGVEALQAASHVLQQFHWHRPAFNQNRDKIATLRATARRVARLILSSESVRASYFVGDRVATHDELAHSIAGSPNIFECILTYGALWQERPEDSLDLYRELMASPVFSFIHDSLWFRPPHNPRLVAWNEDGTRLPRLWDDFVKELSASSNGLLRLEAKAFAFADAPNDDAALAQAFTNFFDAVYAERDTLVTNSVGVLYLNWGAGDLISGRIGSGVSSAMREALQQSYYSDHNGRMRAMEREYWSTTIPQKETAFAFAAQKTYLAALTPFETREFNKVFSSRNYTRAQAAELVPLVAAYKSNLLARARAMQERSARSRADAGARWVELFLEQHLTGILGASTSPPVASRPSASNAAPVATPQIAAAPKIAARTNILEVVSNIVTVSKFLPLPVEELQGDGIPGAVITAHRWQDNRLMLELAYTAQVYTMRSDGQWKGTRYARHSAVALLEPDTGAWTVASCPELDVVGRGNFYHRSACLGGELYMSESKKILKYDFARKQWNVLPISDGGNYQLFVINNRLFASDAHVVMEILEGGRRTRIMASRRRTPPVSLLDSEPLDRNILFAGPNGAIRLATETRLFSWNGADWQLLGATPCITAHPEIFPEGVLFRGSLPDFRAQSAMARLLNSSPSPELLVSHRRTEADASFAPPSFASRIRAAPPSPFWKSLPNVILENTAASLKGSNLFLLVAHSEAQDIKDEKQNVIIGKRIVARNGYHAALHRFSPELPSPQTVHLKFESGDASPPLTGANGMRSFYPSGLSPSWMLWAGNHVFFGLEQSGSHVTGGYSGRDFTNGVWVARTGEIEAAHALQSRIQRDQAREAKAAEDRRRKLLMTRFDSNKDGRLAGAEMAEALNDDEFAALELERIDENSNRRLDAAELIAFDLDGDRTLGPREQSAIHVVQQALARAAFRDADIDGSGALTPAELSRCAGERFSVDGFDPDENRNRQLDFDEFLSLQRQLLRSALQTSEVHGKIKAALTTAPPEKLGPQSLFKMQVEAHWGHQPRHSQ
- a CDS encoding trypsin-like peptidase domain-containing protein, with amino-acid sequence MAFPLQLALALFTYSISPAQTNRSNFDLVRQLNEAFVRVAETVSPAVVVISVTEKPPQFSRLDDVQGMPPKRNERQSQDPFDEPMEGRGSGMIIRKNGYILTNGHVVRDADAITVRLFDGREFSAQVRGIDEISDVAILKIEAGDLPVVRLGDSTRVRVGEFAIAIGAPFRLDYSVTVGHISAKSRSQVVPSFLNTQIMDQDFLQTDANINPGNSGGPLVNIEGEVIGVNTLVRGMSIGIGFAIPINLAKEIGEQLILEGRFVRPWLGVEIKSLSDEPELRRTLTNITHGVVVVAVVPESPAAKSDLRENDVIATIDGDPVVTAQQLRNLVRAKTIGQTVSLGIWRNREKLSVSVETARYDPPGQPSKPASTQDSQTPR
- a CDS encoding redoxin domain-containing protein, which translates into the protein MAISVGSKAPDFSLKSKQSTGVVDVKLSNNAGKKNTVVLFFPLAFTSVCTKEMCDITAGLNSYSGLNADVIAISVDSPFAQEAWAQKEKIGITLASDLNKTTAKAYGVLLDDLLGFGSTAARAAFVIDKDGVVQYSEQTPTPKDLPNFQAIQETLGKLK
- a CDS encoding DUF2959 family protein translates to MKTSSAQSSTWLLAGLLLAGVTGCSSVGYRTGDKTADSLQRASRTVEAQNQALDETIVALSTLVNSPASDLKPPFKAYSASLDRLLAAVERSDVAMAQLKETSAEYFAAWDAQLAAMNYEVIRSTSEARKQAVSNQVAFVCNRYEETQAVVRPFMSYFSDIQRSLGTDLNAEGLAAARDVVRNAETNTQKVQGALQQLASDMTESGIKLSSVIQPSAPLAATGRERPAAVEQANAVR